One Rhinolophus sinicus isolate RSC01 linkage group LG06, ASM3656204v1, whole genome shotgun sequence DNA window includes the following coding sequences:
- the OR52D1 gene encoding olfactory receptor 52D1: MSASNISDDGLPVTLFLTGIPGLEWAHIWIAIPFCTMYVVALAGNAALILVIAMDNALHAPMYLFLCLLSLTDLALSSTTVPKMLAILWLHAGEISFSGCLAQMFCVHSIYALESSVLLAMAFDRYVAICKPLRYTVILNHTIIGRIGIVGIFRSMAIVSPFIFLLRRLPYCQHHVMAHTYCEHMGIARLACANITVNIVYGLTVALLAMGLDSILIAISYGFILHAVFRLPSRDAQHKALSTCGSHLTVILVFYIPAFFSFLTHRFGQHQVPKHVHIFLANLYVLVPPVLNPIIYGARTKEIRARLLRLLHLRKISI, translated from the coding sequence ATGTCAGCTTCCAACATTAGTGATGACGGTCTCCCAGTCACTCTCTTCCTGACAGGGATCCCAGGGCTGGAGTGGGCCCATATCTGGATTGCCATCCCCTTTTGTACCATGTATGTGGTAGCACTGGCTGGGAATGCTGCCCTCATCCTGGTCATTGCCATGGACAATGCACTTCATGCACCCATGTACCTCTTCCTTTGCCTGCTCTCACTCACTGACCTGGCTCTCAGCTCCACCACTGTGCCCAAAATGCTGGCCATTTTGTGGCTCCATGCTGGTGAGATTTCCTTCAGTGGATGCCTGGCCCAGATGTTTTGTGTCCATTCCATCTATGCTCTGGAGTCCTCGGTTCTTCTTGCCATGGCCTTTGATCGATACGTGGCTATCTGTAAGCCACTGAGATACACAGTCATCCTCAACCATACTATCATAGGCAGAATTGGCATTGTTGGGATATTCCGTAGTATGGCCATTGTCTCCCCCTTCATCTTCTTGTTGAGGCGACTGCCCTACTGTCAGCACCACGTCATGGCACACACATACTGTGAGCATATGGGCATTGCTCGACTGGCCTGTGCCAACATCACTGTCAATATTGTCTATGGGCTAACTGTGGCCCTGTTGGCCATGGGTCTGGACTCTATTCTCATCGCTATCTCCTATGGCTTTATCCTCCATGCTGTCTTTCGTCTTCCATCTCGCGATGCCCAACACAAAGCTCTGAGTACCTGTGGCTCCCACCTTACAGTCATCCTGGTCTTCTACATTCctgccttcttctctttcctcacccACCGTTTTGGCCAACACCAAGTCCCCAAGCATGTGCACATCTTTCTGGCTAATCTCTATGTGCTGGTGCCTCCTGTGCTCAACCCAATCATCTATGGGGCTAGGACCAAGGAGATTCGGGCTCGACTTCTAAGACTGCTTCATTTGAGAAAGATTTCAATCTGA
- the LOC109436924 gene encoding ubiquilin-1, whose translation MAQAREEAGDSHLVSGCEPSSHVIRVSVKTAQDCQEFTLAENSSIHHFKKQISKRFHCDIDRLVLIFTGKILRDQDILNQRGILDGTTVHLVVRTPLKGTLPSPRSLPDPTGHCTHRSEPSISESAGILARLGRLARSSPDLPDFLSQLAKLLTAAPQPVVQFLEEPLVQGLANEKPANTSHVPEFSRPVKKLEPAFKALENLQNPAQQQEPLQADKRGLEALKAVPGGDNAMRPVCSDIQQLMFFTLAPLVASKGNNPGLELCRGEANAHSSTDTTAAIPKVSAPARPLAQEVRAGVVTQARGMASDKANSECRTSMLDISSQDGQQAIGKATLISQLRPSPSTLRRSLHVLQQNPALLHQLATGSPLRHHIPLLPILTNPRALQALIQIEKGLQVLSREVPGLGPCLWGPGRPHRATGVPETRGGGHGHRADLEQPTLAVLQLLHALACSQSTQCSLSSPPLTEGHYQQELEHLKAMGFANHDANLQALIATGGDIHAATERLLGEPEA comes from the coding sequence ATGGCACAGGCTAGGGAAGAAGCAGGGGACAGCCACCTGGTGTCTGGTTGTGAGCCATCATCCCATGTCATCAGAGTGTCTGTCAAGACTGCACAAGACTGCCAGGAATTTACGCTGGCAGAAAATAGCAGCATCCACCACTTTAAGAAACAGATCTCCAAACGCTTTCACTGTGACATTGACCGACTAGTGCTCATCTTCACCGGAAAGATCCTCCGGGATCAAGACATACTGAACCAACGAGGCATCCTTGATGGAACTACGGTCCACTTGGTGGTGAGGACCCCTTTGAAAGGAACTCTGCCCAGTCCCAGAAGTCTGCCAGACCCCACAGGCCACTGTACCCATCGTTCTGAACCCTCCATCTCAGAGAGTGCTGGGATACTAGCCAGGCTAGGCCGGCTTGCCCGGAGCTCACCTGATCTGCCTGACTTCCTTAGCCAACTGGCTAAACTCCTGACGGCTGCGCCCCAGCCTGTGGTGCAGTTCTTGGAAGAACCTCTGGTTCAAGGCCTGGCAAATGAGAAACCAGCCAATACCAGTCATGTTCCTGAATTCTCAAGGCCAGTAAAAAAACTCGAGCCAGCCTTTAAGGCTCTGGAAAACTTGCAGAACCCAGCCCAGCAACAGGAGCCCCTGCAAGCAGACAAGCGGGGGCTAGAGGCTTTGAAGGCAGTGCCAGGTGGTGATAATGCTATGCGTCCGGTCTGCTCTGATATCCAGCAGCTCATGTTCTTCACTCTGGCCCCACTGGTTGCTTCCAAAGGCAATAACCCAGGTTTAGAGCTTTGCAGAGGTGAGGCCAATGCTCACAGCAGTACTGACACCACTGCTGCCATCCCCAAAGTCTCTGCCCCTGCCAGGCCATTGGCACAGGAGGTCAGGGCAGGAGTAGTTACCCAGGCCAGGGGCATGGCGTCAGACAAGGCCAATTCAGAGTGCAGGACCAGTATGCTGGATATTTCCTCCCAGGATGGCCAGCAGGCCATAGGGAAAGCTACTCTAATCAGTCAGCTGAGACCCTCACCCTCTACCTTACGTAGATCCTTGCACGTCCTCCAACAAAATCCAGCTCTGTTACACCAGCTGGCCACTGGCAGCCCCCTGCGACATCATATACCACTACTTCCCATCCTCACCAACCCACGAGCACTGCAGGCATTGATACAGATAGAAAAGGGCCTGCAGGTACTGTCCAGGGAAGTGCCTGGACTGGGGCCTTGTCTGTGGGGCCCAGGTAGACCACACAGGGCTACAGGAGTCCCTGAAACTAGGGGTGGAGGACATGGTCACAGAGCAGACCTTGAGCAACCCACGTTGGCCGTTCTTCAGCTCCTCCATGCACTGGCCTGCTCCCAGTCTACCCAATGCTCACTGTCCTCACCCCCCCTCACTGAAGGCCACTACCAGCAGGAACTGGAGCATCTGAAGGCCATGGGCTTCGCTAATCATGACGCTAACCTGCAGGCCCTGATAGCCACAGGTGGAGACATCCACGCTGCCACTGAGAGACTACTGGGGGAACCGGAGGCCTAG